The genome window AAGTGGAGCCCAGCAGATGGCAAACAGCACAAAGACCACAAACATGGTGATGAAATTCCGCAAGTCACTTGGTCTGAGGCGAGGACTCTCCTCTGTCTTCACTTTACGTCGCACCTGGACATGATGAAAACACATAAGACAGGAATAAGACTGTTGATGATGGCAAAAGGCTACtgttcctctctgcctccctatGTTACACttatacaaacacaaaaaacaacgaGAAATCCACACATATTTCCACACATACTCAAGGCATGGAGTTTATCTAATTATTCTACCTGTCAAACACGGTATCCCAGCTGAAATCGCATGCATTGCACAATAAAAGTTTTGGATGGCAAAAAGAATTTCAATGATGGTGCATTTTGTCAGGATATTCTGGCATTTAGAAAAGATTACACTGACTCGTCCAGTACTGGGTCAATAATTAAAGgtcaaaaatgtttctgtgacCATATTTTCTATATTACAGGTCCAATTTGCGAGATGGATCTTATCATTGGTTGTCCCAAAGAATGCCTGTGTTATTTACAGCTGATGGCATGttaattaaaactattaaaaccCTCTGTGTGCCTGTAAAGATGTGAATAGCCCTGTagagaagcaggagactgaCCTGAATCACAAGTACCCAGATACGTAGATAGCAGAAAGTAACCACTGCAATGGGAACCAGGAAGTGAACCACCACTACCGCCACTGTGTAGGAGCTGCTGACATTCTGAGCGAAGGTGCAGGAGTAGACCCGCGGGTCGTAGCGCAGGGAGCCAACAAAGAAATTGGGGATAATGGCCAATACTGTCAGTACCCAAATTAAGGCAACAAACAGCAGAGTGTTGCGATAGCTGTACAGCCGACTGTAGGAGAATGAGTGACAGATGTAGCAGTATCTGTTCACTGCAATCCCAGTGATGTTGAAAATGGAACCAATGACACTCAGGCCCATAACGAAACCGCTGACCTgaatagaaagaaagaacatgaagtgtttgtgtcagtttgTTTGGGAGCAGTTTTATTGGAAGTGAACGGAAACATGCTGTAACTGATGCTGTCTTACCATGCATTGTGTGTTTCCCAGTGCCCATCCGTCATGGAAGAGAGCATAGAGAACCAAGGGGTAGGGGTAGAAGGCTACCACAAGGTCAGCAAAGGCCAAACTCACCACAAACACATTACCTAGAGAGGAAGACGaagataaaaaatacatttaaagtaacTTGTTCTCTGATTGTGAGATGAGTCACATGGTTTATTATGCAAGAGACACGATAAATATGCTTTTCTATTAACACCGGATTCACCCTCTAATGTGGCACCCCTCGTCTTCTCATCTCAGCACAATACATGTGCTTACATGTGCGCAGACAATCAAGAAGAGAACATTAAACCCTATTGGCTTGCTCCGATAGAATGCATAAGGAGCGAcacttttgatgtttttacatttaaagcgCTCACATATTttgcatataaaacatatttacatgctCTTTATGTTACAATGTCAAAATGTCCCTCCGGTATTCCCcttgtttctacagtacagtcgTATACCTTTGTAGCTAAATTCTTCAATGGGCAATTAAAATTGCTGCACATTCCTTGATTCAAttactctgtctctgtgtccagatgccctcagactttattttttattatgccactattacattgtttttcagttCAGGAGCAGTGGTGAAAGTTTGTCTGGAGCCCTGCCACAGAGTAAGGCACACCTGGCGGACATCTGCACTCTACTGAGTAAACTGGTCTAGTTCctcttgtgtttctgtgctggTTTTCGCTCCTTTGTCCTTCTACACGCCTGATCTGTATCAGCCGCATTAGTCACTCCCTGCTGCCAGAGTTTTTCCCCAGCAAATCAGCTCCTGCCAATTACCTAATTCTCCTCACCTGAGTTTCTCCAACCATCTCTCATCCCCTCGTCACAGTAGTTTGTATTTAAGTCCTGGTTTACAGTTCAGTCTTTGTTGGAtccttggttttgttttgttctgtttctgttcagtTTTGCCTTGTTCTGCCCACCACCCAAACGTCCACCTTATGTTCGAAGCTTTTGATATTGttaactttatttttgtctCCATTTAAGATAAATTCTTCAAAACTGAGCCTCCTCTGTAAACATTTGAGCAAAGTTTATTCATATAGCACTTTTTTACAGACACCAttcacaaagtgcttcacagtcaaataaattaaatagaataaaatacataaatataaaacaccagATAAAATATACAAGAGGAACAGATATAAGACACACGTTAAAACATAAAGTACCACATGCTACATAAATGCCTGTCTGAACAGAGACATTTAttgcttgtttttaaaaagccacGGATTCCAAAGACCTCAAGCTTATTGAGAGACTATTCCAAAGCTTAACGGCTGCCAACAGGAAAGTATAATCTCCCCGAGTCTTAAAACTTGTCCGAGGTACATTTAGATGTACCTGATAAGATGTAGGGCTCTATAAGtgagcaccaaatgtgtttaATTCATTAGAAAGTTAACAGGAAGCTAGTGTAAAGAGGTTGacatatgtgtaatatattgGACGGGTTGTTTACGGTGTAACGATTTATTaagatttattaaaaagaaaattaccGTAGTTCCAACATGATGAGATAAAAGCTAACAGCTTCAATTCATTATTGACACAGCGATTACGCAGACTAGACCGAGAAGATGAGGACAAGGCACCAAAAttctaaatgctaacattagcatgctaacatgctcactatgacaatgctaacatgctgatgctaagCAGGTTTAGTGTCTACCAGGTTCACCGTTATAGTTTagattgttagcatgttaaacTATACTAACAAGCACTAAACACTAAGTAgcctacagctgaggctgatgggaatgacATTAGGTTTgtaggtatttggtcataaatcaaaatgtttggAGAAATTGAAATAGGGTCACAAGAGTTATTGTAATTCATCCTGTGGGGGAAATAAATGTGTGGACCAAATTTTATGTCAAACTATCCAATAGTTGCTGTGGTATttcacaaaaaatacaaatctgaAACTCATGATGACAAAATTGTCAAATTAACTGTGGCATCTTCAATTATAGCCTGATAAAACTTCATAATTCAATACTGAATTTTTCTTTCCAGTGtattttaatgaatacattGGACGTGTGCTTCCGGGAGAAAGAGCATACTGTACAATGAAAAGGGGGATGATGTTCTGTATCTTTTAAAAAACCCTAATATGAGTCTTTTCATTACAGGGCTGCTCAAACGTGATAAAGCAGACACTCATTTTATCAGTCCGGAtagattattattcattattaaatgCTTTCTTTGTGTCCCATTTCAATACCTAAATTATGCaatgatgaaacacacacataaagcatGGTTGAGACTGTGCTTTAATTTCACTCTTGAGACTTCAGCAGTCTTATAGAGAAGAGTTTGCAACTCATTTATTAAACTGCACTTTCTATATTCAACAAAACATCATTTAGTGGTCCTTTCAAAAAGCTTGctactttatttttcttctttttgcagcATGGTTTTTCTTTCACTGTGCCTTCTTGTGCTGTAGGAACGATATCAACTTGAGCAagtacaaagaaaatacatttaataaagacTAACTGCTCAAATCTGGCATCATTAACCattaaccgttttataaaagcttcTTAAACTTATAAAAcctattatgaattattatttgcAATTAGTCTGATAGGGGAATGAGAAGTTATGGAAATAACTTGAAATTAAACAGTAAAACTTAAATTGGCAATCGTGCAATCAAAGTTAGTGTACAAAAGCAGGCATACATTTTCTAGAAATTAGACAGTTTCTGAACTTTTTGAATCAACTTCTAATTAATTCAGAAGTTATTCTCTTTTCTTCATAAAAACCTGTTAACATTATTCCATAAAAAAGTTGTGAATCGCTCAATCAGAAATGACTACAAACACAGGTTTTCTGATAATTATGTTaataagattttaaatgtacatgttgAACTGAGTCACCTCCAACACAGTAAAGAATGCAGCATGTTTGGAATTGTGACATTTCAGCTGCGCGTGGACTCAAGCTTTAAATTATTCGGACAATTATCACACAGCTGTCAGAGacatgtttgattttttttaaggcAATCATCAGCACTtctaaaatgtgtaatgtgtgacCCTTTAAATGACTCGCTGTTCCACTGCGCTGCCATGGCGTCACTCTACATAACAACAGGCATTACATAAACTCTTGTATAGCTGCGCAGCTGTCGTGAGCCTCTTGTCCATGCATAATTGTCTGCTAAATCAAATGTCTGGTAGTTTTGccaactgttttttttcaatgtttatGCTTAAGCATtgtttaacaaaagaaaatacatggAAGAGTATTTATGCAGTTATGTTTATTAATGAGAGTAGTTTATGTTGTTTGAGAGGTACTGAGTAGGAAAGTAGTGATGTGAAATTTGTATGAAGGTGTAACAAACTGATAAATAGGCAACAACAATGATTTAAGTGAGTTAATTGAGTTTTTTCTACTTACACAAAAAGCTAATGGACATGTATCAGCACTGATGTAAAGCTCGAAAAACCAGATGGTTGTAATTATTATCGAAAGTGAAAAGAGAAATCCTTTCTGTGATAGCTGTTTGTGACTTCTCTGACCAAGCAATGCTTTGAATGCACGAGGACTGGATAAGCAGACATTGCCACACATGCACTGCTCTGGCATGGacccagggtgtgtgtgtgtgtgtgtgtgtgtgtgtctgtgtgtgtgtgtgtgtgtgtgtgtgtgtgtgtgtgtgtgtgtctgtgtgtatgtgtgtgagtgtgtctgtgtgtgtctgtgtgtgtgtgcgtgtgtgagaaagagagcagTTGCTGGCCGCTTCATTTTCTCAGCCTGAACTTTTGAACCATCTGTTCACTACGACACGGATTATGATGGTGTTCACATTTCATTAATAATTATTCTTTAATTAGAGTCTAAACTTAAATGTGACCATCTTCTTTCAGGGTTTAGAGCAATGTAAAGtatagttacattacattacaacttAATTTACCAAGCAGCTACTGGGAATGGGCTGTTATTTGGACAAACAACTGCTCAGAGACCTTGAGTTTCATGAATTTTCAGATGAAAGCATATACACACTCTGAGGCATTAAGTTTAATTTGCTGTAGCAACCTATTTGGCTGCACCAATCAAAGAGGAaatgaacacacatacaaagtaaACAGTATTTTTGTGCACTgctggttgtttttttctttccttttttatgcTTAATAGGTGGATTGGATGTTCCTTAGATTGAAGTTTCTACAGCTCTTCACAAGGTTATTCGCATGTACATAATTGCATACAGAAACTTAATCTTGTTTGTCAAAGGCATACGTGAAGATTGCTGTAATAAACAAGATTAGAACTAAAAATGATTTCCCCTCAATGTCTGTAAGCAATTCCCTTGGGGAAGAGATTGCGAAgattttcctttcatttccttttttaaatttttttatGACTCTCCTGTGGGAGGACATAGGCAGATTTGCCTTGTTAGCATTTAAATTTGTTTTCAGTTAAAGATCGGggccaaaaaagaaaatgatggcaGGAATGGGGACTGAATCCAGAAAGAAGTGATGTTGAAAGAAAAGTGATCGGCCATGATAAAAGCTGCACTTTCATGGCGAAAGGCTGTGTTAAAAAGCCAATCTGATTTACGGAGGGTAAATAATACAATCCCCACGAGACATGATCTGGACAATTAACAGCCttgttattttataatgaaaCTGTCATCTCTGGTCATTTCTTCAATCTGTTAACAGAGCAAGAGCATGACACAAAGACATAAGGGAGGCAATCGCTGACACAATCTGCAGAGATGAATGAACAAAGCTGTCATCAGGAAATAGAGAATTAGGAAGATGGCGGAAAATAAAAGGAAGTTAAAGGTTGGCGGAGGATGATATTGTTAGCAGCTGAAGAAGAGCAGGGGGAATAAGCTGATGACAGAAGACGAGCTAAAAGAGAATATATTTTCTCATAGCTTTGTAGGCAAGGCAATAAACGATCCTGTCATCACCACTATACATCAGAGACCTTTCCTCAGCATGGCAGCTTCCTCACTCCGCTGCCCTGTCGACTGCCTGGTCATACATAGCTGACCTCAGAAGGGAAAGTAAGGCCAGCCTTTTTAGCACTTCCACCACTACAATGTTCTTCACTATTCACTTGGCTGCTCCTCACATTTCTCAACCAAGAAGTGTTTGTTGCAACGATACGACCCCTTCCTCGCCTCATAATGatcctcctttttctttttctgttttcatacGTTGAATGTGTTTctcacagaagaaacacaaaacacacactgagactgGATGACTAGGTCATGTTGCAAACATGAAATGAATTGGGAGCATGAGTGACTACTACTATGTGAAGAAAATGACCTTAAAAGTGCTTTGTATcacaaacataataaaatgagtTCACAGAAGAAGAGGACTGGCACACTTTGAGTCTGTTTTTATATGCTGTAACTGAAAAGCAGTTATTGCCTCAGGCAAATACTGTACAGTGAGTTAAACTTCCCTCTCATAAGCTTACATTTACTGCAGGAGCAAGGACATGTATAGCCTAAAGTATATTCcaacatttaaagtgtttctgctttttaggacaacaacaaaaaaagctgGCATGGAAGTTGACAGCCATAGATAAAGCCAGAAAAGTTGTAACATCAACAAACAGCCTGCATGTTGATGTAGAGCTGGCATCACGACCATCTTGATCTGACTTGTTTGTGAAGTTAACACGTTTGAAAGGCCTCAATATTTGCCACATAACCAAATATATAGGTCTGAGAGGTGGTTGTAAAATTCCCATTAATAAATTGCGAGACAAGTCATATTTACATACACTTCATCCATGGCTCACCAATAATCATATTTCAACATATTTGGCTTCACACCACTTATCTAACCCACCAGTAAATTCTGTCGAAGTGCGGAGGGGAAAAGCTGGTTGAGTGAATTGGTGTAAACAGCCCTGaggtaacattttaattagataTGTGCAGCAACTTAACCAGTAAGAGTTGTGAAAAGTCTTTTCAATTTGACCGTCTTAGTTTACCTGGAAGTCGGTACTCGACTCTGACCAGCTTAAATGCGTCAAACAGGGACATGCACCTTTGAATGGCCAATAGATCCTTAAAAAAACTAATGCTGCAGATTTTCTTTGAGACAATATTCTTAAATTACAAAAACCAACTGGCTAAGTCCTGCAATTTTTAAAATGGAATTACTTTGTCAGGGATTTGATTCACTTCCTTGTTCTGACTGCCAACACTCTCCCTGAGGAAGTTGTCTTCTTATGTCGTAGTCAGCGTCATCTTATGTTCTACTGGGACCGATATAACATTTTCTGATCTGCCACCTCTGTGCTTACGCTTGTGTTACTTTTGGTTGGGGACAGGATGCAAAGCTTCATAAACCCAAACACCTCCTTCTGAAGAGCGTATGCATTGCAGTACAATGCCCCACTACAGCCACCTTTGCCTCCACCTTAAACAATGCAAGGGGCTGCGTTGGTGGGGGAACATTATTTCAGATGCtggtaaaaactgaaatatgatCCAGGAAGTGCAGTTTGAACCGATTCACCGAAATCTTCtggttaataataaaaaatctgaCATGAACAACATGACATGCCAACAGCCATACTACTGCAGCAGTTCAACCATTGAGGGTCAGCACGTATTTTTAAGCAGGTGTTAAGTTTCTCTTTAACAAGAGCTccagggtaaaaaaaaaaaactcattgGAGGAATGTGTGTAGGAAATAATTGCTGAATATTTTAAGGTAATATGATTCAGCCGCTTTTCAAAGCAGCTCTTTCTTTAGCTGCCTCCCTTAGGTCTATCTCTGCCTCCTTCATCGCTCTTTAGAGGGCACTCTCAGTCACAGACTGTTTACAGGATAAACAATGTACTTCATCCAATATAACATTAACTTTCACAACAAGTTAAAAGTGTTAAGGAACCAGCTCCAAGATATCTAATGCAACATGATTTAATCAGTAATAAACAGATGCCACAGTAGGAGCATAAATAATTCTCAGTAACTTtcataaacagacaaaacaaaccttACTGCccacacaaaaacaatacaactaATATTATATTGTTGCAGTTGCTTTTGGGGAGTTgctgtttttcctttcatttaagttttttattcatttgaatgcattctttatttttagaaaaagcCTTTCAAGCCAAGGCAAACACAGCACGCTGAccgcaaaaaacaaacacaaccctCATGCTGTGCACTCTACACTAACTAAGCAACTGCAATGACGTATAACCTTTGTTTCAGGCAAACATGCAAACGGGCCATGACCATAATGATAAAGAACAACTTAAATTAtggtacaaaaaaagaaatgtgtagaGCGGAAAAGTGGAAAGTTCCTCCTCAACTGAAGCACTGAGTGAAATGAATGGCCACGCTAAAGATATATATGCATCCCTCATTACAGTAAACAGGGGATTCTTCACAGATATAagaataacagcagcagcagtggcaaCAACACTAGTATTAGTAATGTTGttaactttattataataacaataataataataataataataataactttgttcacctatacagtatgtgtaacattttggtaaatacactttctttttattcagtgaatctcatatatttaaaaaaacacatacgTTTGTTCAACGTTTTATACATAtcttaatatgaatatatattatcagTTTGGCCCTAGGCACACAGAACATTTGCATGTTAAACTACTTGCAATAGCTGTATTCAGTATGAAATAAAGGGTCAGGTTTCTGCCCTTTACACTGTACGAATGGTCACACTGCTACTAGCTTATCAAAGTCATTCATCTTCTagtttgtgtgtgcatcagtATGTACTGCTTGTGTTAATATTTATCTTACTGATCCCACATTCCACTTCCCACAAATATGCTGCCCCGGTGTGAGCAgaagtgtgtatctgtgtgtgtgtgcgtttgtgcaGCCTGCACATGTGCAAAGCATGCCTCCAAATGTAACTGTTCATACATacaattattcaaaatgttatctGCTATGTGTGGGATGGGAGAATATACAGTCATTTGCTTTGGACCACAGTCCTCTGGGACATTTCTCCAAATATGTCTGCACAAAATTGATTTTCACCATTCAGGCACTCCATAACCAATGGAAATGGCGGTTGACCAAAGaactcatttttaaaatgacaaatcttTAGCTCAATTGCTATgccacattaaaaaataaataaatcatagtaTGATGCATTTGATACATAAccaagtatttttttattttctggacATAATTATAGATTGACCTTGGTGTACGCTATTTGCTCTATAACTGTTATGTACTTATGTTACTTATGTTCTGGTTTCACTATTTACATAATTATCAGTAGGACAGAAAGCTTAGCAAACAGATCTGCTATAGTACAACTTAAGAAGAACACAGACATCAGGAGAGAAAAGATGCAGTAGGTACATGGTGTGAGCGTTAGACTAGGTGATGCATTGAGCAGACAGATGGTTCAGTATCACATGAGGACCTGATAACGTGACACCATTAACATGAGGGCATGCAAAGTTCGAGCTACATCAGAGAAAAGGTCTGAAAGTAAAATCTTCCAGTTTACATTCATTCATACAGAATacaattcaaaatccttctcctgacttacaaagcaattaatggtcaggctccagcatatcttaaagatttcatagtaccttataaaccaactagagcattgcgctcccagactgcagggttacttgtagttcctagagtctctaatgggagccagagccttcagctatcaagcttctctccagtggaaccagcttccagtttgtgttcaggaggcagacacactctccacatttaagagtaggctaaagactttgctttttgataaagcttatagttagggctggctcaggtttgccctggatcagcccctagttattctgctataggcttagactgccgggggacacctccctgctctcttccttctcttcctctctcctcccctccctctcttcttctccctctttatctgtatgcatttatgtaaatgtatgttactaactcatcatccggggcatcatccccggagtttctgtgtctcatgtggcaggttgccactgataaagtttacgtcaggatcaggaatcgtggctgcatctgctgccctggtcctcttttctcaacacaacataatttctgtcaaatgttgtatttgtactatgttgtttatcctgtacacacgacatctattgcacgtctgtccgtcctgggagagggatccctcctcagttgctctccctgaggtttcttccattttttccctttaattatggggtttcttttaggaagtttttccttgtgcgatgcgagggtctgaggactgacggtgtcgtaacctgtacagtctgtaaagcacactgagacaaatgtataatttgtgatattgggctatacaaatacatttgatttgatttgattcaatcTAAATATCTATTTTTGTTACTGCAGTTATGATACATTTCTCtaaaggcacaatgagaagAGACAGCGTTCATCTTACAAATAGTCTCTGGCATTTGCATAATTAGCACttcctgtacacatgacatgtCTTGGTTCAGTTTTTCTCGGTCATGTCCACGCTCCGTGATTCTGAATGGGTTCCGAGGAAAAGAACCATTTAACtctgcattgtttttattttctcttttttgaaaAGTAAAGGAACAGAATTTCACAAATGTATGCAGTGAGACCACACATTTCGGGTGTCCAACCAACTGTCCTGGGCAAAATTGTCAATTCATACAATGGTGCTGTAAAAATTTGAAGTAACCTAGTTTTACAGTAATATCAATAAGAGAAAAAGCTATAATCAATAGGGTTTGATTCAGTGGGTGTACGTCTGACCTGGTAATTGTTGCTCAAACATTTCTAGACAGCACAAGGCAGGATTGACaagctaaaggccctgtcactgctggaaaagtgccatctggctcacgtcatgctgatgctggagaacggctaacatgctgaacgctagctgtactgtagaaacacgtttaataagttactccgtcgtcaggcataatgttaacatagggtaggaataggttattcactcgttatcaatacattggctgtagggttcaccgtcagccgacgtagccgatatctaacgtacctctaacgtattcacatcggtatttacgtaggtatttacgtactatatttacgtgggtaagtattcacgtaggtaaatattcaactacgtattccgtattcacgtatgtctaacatcacgtaacgtctgcatatcttatgaagcacacgtcgggtacgtccggtaattttgaacattctcaaaacatcagcgttcaacaatgcaccccagcgtaacacagtgagctcttaacgaatactacttataccttaccttatatctacgtaaaccagcgtgttgccaatattttgtatacgccatatttttgtatacgttatgcatttgttgggaattcgtctgatacattttgtatcagTAAGTgatgatccgatgaaaagttggacgtatttggacccTGACAAATcttcgtatgcgccagcatacgtttctgccatacagatatgtgtgacagggccttgagaGTTTAAAATAAGCaccatacagtatgtgtgtaaaaAGGAAACCAAAGAATTGTCAAAAGGTAGACGGATGAGCAAGGTATCACTAGaataatgtgcatttaaaagCTTCATGGTTTTTGTAATTATAGGTATCAGTTGCTTTAGGCTTCAGGAAAAAGTACCATTTGCAATTTACCATATACAGTTTACAATCTTTGATAGACTGCTTTCTCAGGAATGAAACTTGAAGTAGAGGTGGAAAACAACTCTTCAGTGTTTCTGAATGTGCCACAGAGTGCATGTGGTGTCAGGCATTGTGAATGTGCTGTAAGCCAGAGTCCATGTGAAAATCTCTCAAAAATGTGTTCTGCCAAATGATTTCTCATGATTtgtcaaagacaacacaaagaaATTGGCTTGATAAGAGAGCGAAAGCATTTTATGTAACAACACTTGGAGCCTAACACGTGACAATAAATGGCAAAATGTACCAGAACTTAAAGCcaaatacttttaataaatatatataatatatcacttACACCTCACCTTGGGAACTTTTTTCATTGGAACTCCATTTTACCAAATAAATAGTCTGAAGTATTAACACTAGTGACAGTGTGTTCTATACTCTGTATCCAACAAAGa of Cottoperca gobio chromosome 14, fCotGob3.1, whole genome shotgun sequence contains these proteins:
- the mtnr1bb gene encoding melatonin receptor type 1B-B; translated protein: MPDTFTIIKNRTEPRLGQLERTLATDGNARPAWVIAILASVLIFTTVVDVLGNLLVIISVFRNRKLRNSGNVFVVSLAFADLVVAFYPYPLVLYALFHDGWALGNTQCMVSGFVMGLSVIGSIFNITGIAVNRYCYICHSFSYSRLYSYRNTLLFVALIWVLTVLAIIPNFFVGSLRYDPRVYSCTFAQNVSSSYTVAVVVVHFLVPIAVVTFCYLRIWVLVIQVRRKVKTEESPRLRPSDLRNFITMFVVFVLFAICWAPLNLIGLAVAIDPSRVIPRIPEWLFVVSYFMAYFNSCLNAIIYGLLNRNFRNEYKRIVTSNWVARLFVTESSRAATDGRSMRSKQSPPPPLNNNVSVRDRLNKE